The following are from one region of the Chionomys nivalis chromosome 16, mChiNiv1.1, whole genome shotgun sequence genome:
- the LOC130888030 gene encoding proteasome activator complex subunit 1: MATLRVHPEAQAKVDVFREDLCSKTENLLGSYFPKKIAELDAFLKEPDLNEANLGSLKAPLDIPIPDPVKEKEKEERKKQQEKEEKDEKKKGEDEEKGPPCGPVNCNEKIVVLLQRLKPEIKDVIEQLNLVTTWLQLQIPRIEDGNNFGVAVQEKVFELMTSLHTKLEGFHTQISKYFSERGDAVAKAAKQPHVGDYRQLVHELDEAEYQDIRLMVMEIRNAYAVLYDIILKNFEKLKKPRGETKGMIY, from the coding sequence ATGGCCACACTGAGGGTCCATCCTGAAGCCCAAGCCAAGGTGGATGTGTTCCGTGAAGACCTGTGTAGCAAGACAGAAAACCTGCTTGGGAGCTATTTTCCCAAGAAGATCGCAGAGCTGGATGCATTCTTAAAGGAGCCAGATCTCAATGAAGCCAACCTGGGCAGTCTGAAGGCTCCACTGGACATCCCCATACCTGATCCagtcaaggagaaagagaaggaggagcggAAGAAAcaacaggagaaggaagagaaggatgagaagaagaagggggaagatgaAGAAAAAGGTCCTCCCTGTGGCCCAGTCAACTGCAATGAGAAGATTGTGGTCCTCCTGCAGCGCCTAAAGCCTGAGATCAAGGATGTCATTGAGCAACTCAATCTGGTCACTACCTGGCTGCAACTACAGATACCTCGGATAGAGGATGGGAATAACTTTGGAGTGGCTGTCCAGGAGAAGGTGTTTGAGCTGATGACCAGCCTTCACACCAAGCTGGAGGGCTTCCACACTCAAATCTCTAAGTACTTCTCAGAGAGGGGCGACGCAGTGGCCAAAGCAGCCAAACAGCCCCATGTGGGTGATTATCGGCAGCTGGTGCACGAGCTGGACGAGGCAGAGTACCAGGACATCCGGCTGATGGTCATGGAGATCCGTAATGCTTACGCTGTGTTATATGACATCATCCTGAAGAACTTCGAGAAGCTCAAGAAGCCCCGTGGAGAAACGAAGGGAATGATCTATTGA